From Zea mays cultivar B73 chromosome 3, Zm-B73-REFERENCE-NAM-5.0, whole genome shotgun sequence:
GCCGGATTGGCATGTTTCAAGCCTCCTTCCAGGTTGAATAAATTGGCCTGGATTGGAATCCAATCTAGTTGTTCGTTTTAACCCGGATCGAGAACAAATCCATCTAATTTTGACTCCCCATTCTCACTTCTCCACACAAATCCAAGTGTCCTCTCACGTGGATCGATTCCTGACCAAGAATGAGTGTTCCACTCAATCCTATGTTCTCACTTCTCCACCTAAAACAAATTCAAGTGTCCTCTCACGTGGATCAATTCCTGGCCAAGAATGAGTGTTCCACTCGATCCTATGCTGGCTGGCTTCCTGGCCTGGCTTTGATGTAGGTTTAACGAACGGACCCTCAATCTACTTTAATCCAGACATAACCGAACATACCTAAGACACCCGATTTTTCTTTCCACGCACAAACGCTGCTGTATCCGAGGGTTTGTGACGAGAGCTACCGCCATATTAGTGTATGGGGCTCATATTTTGGAGGGAAAAACATTCAGAATAAGGTACGACGAAATGCATTTCACATTGACAGGCCCATCGAGGACCACCGTACAAACACAGTAACACAGGAGATAAGTGACTGTCCAGAATCCAAACTGCAGTCGATAAGAAGCAAACAATCCAAAGTTCCCAGCACGACCTCATATCACAAACTCGTATTTACTGACGGCGACACATCACACATCAAGGCCAACAGCAGCAGATGATAAACCACGGGAAGCACAGATAAAACTAGGGTAGGGAAGGTGGTGGAATAGCTCACATGCCACGCCCCATGGTCTGCTCCATGGGCGGCATCATGACAAAGACGGAGTGCCCATTGTTGAATCCAGGGTGGGGAACCCTGCGGCGCAGCTCGCGACCCTCCTGGCAGAGGGCGCAGGGGTGGCAGAGGTAGTGGGTCGCAAGGTCACAGGCGGCCTCTAGGTGCTCACGCCTCTCCTCGTCCTCGACCAGATCGCCGCAGCACCCACATTGCCTGGTGAAAGCCTCAAAGCTACCCTGAACAGAGAAGGATTCAAAGAACCGTGTCATAATTTACTTTGACACAGAGCTAGAGCAAgtcctagaagcaaacatagataGAGGATGAAAATCGATATAAACTCAAAAATCAATACAAACTGATGCAAATATGCTAGTCTCAATTCAATTACTACCATGTACAAATTTCAAACAGAGATGGATACCCACATACTGACGAATGAAAACCGTACAAAAAGCTGGGTGCACAGAACACTTGCCTCAAGATTGTAGCGTTGTCGAATAGCAGTACGAGTGGGATGAGAGAACCATGGGGCAAGGCAGTTCCACCCAAAGAGAGAGTTCCCAAGCAAATACAGCCCAGTGTAAGGCAAACAGCTGTTTGCAAATGTGCCTTGTCCAGCAGCAAGCCTCTCAACATTGCTACCATAGAGCACACATGGTGCTACCGTTCCAAGAAGACCTGATACATCCAAACAATATGTAGTTAGTTCTTGGTTCAACATCTAAATTAAAAAAATGAAGTAATTCAAGATCATCTGTGaaattgcgaattacaagggaaaAAAAGCAAAATCCACCTTCCCAGAATTTCACAGGCTGATATTGTGTTAAGTGTGTATGCTATAAGCAAAGTAGTTCAACTGATAAATTCAGTTAACAAGTTCGGCAATCATAAATTCATGGTAAAAGTTTGCAAAATGCTATGGTTAACAAAGGCACCCGCTCCTTCTATTCCTAGATCATGCACTTTTAGCTTTTTATGGAGCAGATCAAGAGCATCATGTGCCGTTGTATACATAAAAGTACAATTGTGATCAATAAAATAGGTGTTGGATCTCAGCTAATTCATGGTATCAGGGCACTACATTTAGGCATGGTATCTAAATCTGGAAATGAACAATTTAGTGGATAACCTTCAGGGAATAGTCCACATACAAACATGGCTATTACTCAACAAATATACAGCAAGACTCTGGCCCTGGAGTATGAAACAGAGCTAGAAGAAACAAACTAAACAGTAGGTAGATGGAGAAACTAATGATCAGGATGAGTAAACCTGTGTGTGCAATGTGATTTGCAGCGATTTATTGGGCTATCTGGCGCACTAGAAATGCTGTGTGTTTTGATGATAAGAGAGTCAAATCTCCTGCTGAGATTGTTTGTATGACCTGTTCCTTCAATTATTGGGCAGGTTTACAGAAGGCAGAGGTGGAGAAGCAGGTAATCCAGGGAGCGGAGAGTGTGAAGACGATCGCTCTCTATTTCCACAAGGGCATTGAGACTAGATCAGGATGGATGCCAGACCAGTCCGTACTGCTCAGGACACTAGCCTGTAAATGACTCATATTGTTGCTTTTGCTGGAAGACAACGCTGGATGCAGGCTGGCGTGTTTAGTTTGGTAGCACACTTCGTGTCATCAATGGCTCATCCCTTGGTGATCAGAATTGTGGAGCTGGGTTGTAAGGTTAATGTGCTGTCTCTTTAAATTATTGAACTTTGTAATTTCGTTACTATCATAACGAAATTCAGTTTTACAGTCGTGGAAAAAATGAAGAGGAAATTGCCAATCCTTCAACGTGGATCAAACAAGAGCAATCACAATTAATCAACTATTACATCAACTTTTAGAAGAACAAACCAGCTGTCGTTGGCTGGTTAGAACTTAGAACAGCACTTTCAAGAGACAACTCTAGCACATCATTTAATTGAGCCATTTAAGACAGCAGTGCCTAAAtataacatttaattcatcaaataCTGTACATGTTAAATATGATAGCTCTGTAGAAAGTTCAGCTCATCCTGAACAAGCCAATAATTAGAGCTAAGATGTAAAGCTTGTCTAGACTGCCTTTGGAATGATGACGAATTTCAGGCTAGAGATATCATACATTTTTTTACAAGTTCCTGAAAGATTGTACAAGAGGGAATACAAAAATGAATCATACAGAGTCTAGTAGTCATAGCACCTTTACAGGAAACAATTTGCTAGCTAGAAAGGATAATTCCAACAAGAAAAGACTTAGGTCTGTCTATTATCATGAAATTTATGTATACACAAATTCATACTCCGCGTGTTTGGTTACCGCGACAGCAGCGTTCAGACTCATCAGATGCGTTGACCGCATATGTGTTTGTGATTGGTTACGTGCATGCAATGATCCGAGCTCGCACACGCACATGCAGCCCAGTTACATTTCTCACCCTTCAGCCTGCATACGTGGAGATTGAGGGAA
This genomic window contains:
- the LOC100194102 gene encoding cell number regulator 8, translated to MGAGANNHEESSPLIPAAVAAPAYEKPPQAPAPEAANYYADGVPVVMGEPVSAHAFGGVPRESWNSGILSCLGRNDEFCSSDVEVCLLGTVAPCVLYGSNVERLAAGQGTFANSCLPYTGLYLLGNSLFGWNCLAPWFSHPTRTAIRQRYNLEGSFEAFTRQCGCCGDLVEDEERREHLEAACDLATHYLCHPCALCQEGRELRRRVPHPGFNNGHSVFVMMPPMEQTMGRGM